A section of the Ovis canadensis isolate MfBH-ARS-UI-01 breed Bighorn chromosome 1, ARS-UI_OviCan_v2, whole genome shotgun sequence genome encodes:
- the GPR88 gene encoding G protein-coupled receptor 88, translated as MTNSSTSTSSTTGGSLLLLCEEEESWAGRRIPVSLLYSGLAIGGTLANGMVIYLVSSFRKLQTTSNAFIVNGCAADLSVCALWMPQEAVLGLLPAGSAEPPGDWDGAGGSYRLLRGGLLGLGLTVSLLSHCLVALNRYLLITRAPATYQALYQRRHTAGMLALSWALALGLVLLLPPWAPRPGAAPPRVHYPALLAAGALLAQTALLLHCYLGIVRRVRVSVKRVSVLNFHLLHQLPGCAAAAAAFPGAPHAPGPGGAQLPAQAQPLPAALHPRRAQRRLSGLSVLLLCCVFLLATQPLVWVSLASGFSLPVPWGVQAASWLLCCALSALNPLLYTWRNEEFRRSVRSVLPGVGDAAAAAAAATAVPAVSQAQLGTRAAGQHW; from the coding sequence ATGACCAACTCTTCCACGTCCACCTCCTCCACCACCGGGGGatccctgctgctgctctgcGAGGAAGAGGAGTCGTGGGCGGGCCGACGCATCCCCGTGTCCCTCCTGTACTCGGGCCTGGCCATCGGGGGCACGCTGGCCAACGGCATGGTCATCTATCTCGTGTCGTCCTTCCGAAAGCTTCAGACGACCAGCAACGCCTTCATCGTGAACGGCTGCGCCGCCGACCTCAGCGTCTGCGCCCTCTGGATGCCGCAGGAGGCGGTGCTCGGGCTCCTGCCGGCGGGCTCCGCGGAGCCCCCCGGGGATTGGGACGGCGCCGGGGGCAGCTACCGCCTGCTGCGGGGCGGGCTGCTGGGCCTCGGGCTCaccgtgtccctcttgtcccacTGCCTGGTGGCCCTGAACCGCTACCTGCTCATCACGCGGGCGCCCGCCACCTACCAGGCGCTGTACCAGCGGCGCCACACGGCGGGCATGCTGGCGTTGTCCTGGGCGCTAGCCCTGGGCCtcgtgctgctgctgccgccctgGGCGCCGCGTCCGGGCGCCGCGCCCCCGCGCGTCCACTACCCGGCCCTGCTGGCCGCCGGGGCGCTGCTGGCGCAGACGGCGCTGCTGCTGCACTGCTACCTGGGCATCGTGCGCCGCGTGCGCGTCAGCGTCAAGCGGGTCAGCGTCCTCAACTTCCACCTGCTGCACCAGCTGCCCGgctgcgccgccgccgccgccgccttccCGGGCGCCCCGCACGCGCCGGGCCCGGGTGGTGCTCAGCTCCCGGCGCAGGCTCAGCCCCTGCCCGCGGCGTTGCACCCGCGGCGGGCGCAGCGGCGTCTCAGCGGCCTGTCGGTGCTGCTGCTCTGCTGCGTCTTCCTGCTGGCCACGCAGCCGCTGGTGTGGGTGAGCCTGGCCAGCGGCTTCTCGCTGCCCGTGCCCTGGGGCGTGCAGGCGGCCAGCTGGCTCCTGTGCTGTGCCCTGTCCGCGCTCAACCCGCTGCTCTACACGTGGAGGAACGAAGAGTTCCGCCGCTCGGTGCGCTCAGTCCTGCCCGGCGTCGGCGACGCGGCggccgctgctgccgccgccacGGCCGTGCCCGCGGTGTCCCAAGCTCAGCTGGGCACTCGCGCCGCCGGCCAGCACTGGTGA